The genome window AGCACGATGGATGTGGCCGCCACCGGCTTGCCGTCGCGGTAGCGCAGGGTGAGCTGCGATTTCGCGTCGGGGCCCAGCTTGGGTTCCGTGCCGTTCTTGCGCACTTCGGTGAGGCGGCGCAGGATGGCGTGGGCGTAGTGGATCGGCGCCGGCATCAGCTCGGGCGTCTCGTCGACGGCGAAACCGAACATGATGCCCTGGTCGCCGGCACCCTCGTCCTTGTTGCCGGAACTGTCCACGCCCTGGGCGATGTCGGCCGACTGGGCATGCAGGTAGCTGTCCACCTTCATGTTGGCCCAGTGGAAGCCGGACTGCTCGTAACCGATGTCGCGGACGCACTCGCGAGCGATCTCCTCGACGCGCGAGATCACCTCGGCGGGGCCACGGACCTCGCCGCCGATGGTGACACGGTCCGTCGTCGCGAAGGTCTCGCAGGCGACACGTGAGTAGGGATCGGCGGTCAGGAACGCGTCGAGCACGGCATCGGAGATCCGGTCGCACACCTTGTCCGGATGACCTTCTGATACCGATTCGGAGGTAAAGAGATAGTCAGAACGAGCCAAAAAACGACCCTCCCTCGAGATGTCAGAGACGCCCCGCAAGGCGCGGGCTCAAGTACTAGTGGGTGGAAGCGGGGTGGGTCAATCGCCGTTTGCCGTGCGTGGCAGGCTGCCGGAGTCCTCCCGCACGTCGACCGCGAGGGTCTTCACCAGTTCGACGATGCGCTTTCGGGTGGCGCGATCGCGAATCGACGAGAAGGCAGTGTTGAGCGCCATGCCCTCGGAGGTGGACACGAAATCGGTGACCGCGGTTGCCGGAAGCCCCTCGCCGGACTGGTTCTCGTCGCCTTCGAGACCCTCGAAGAAATAGCTGACGTTCACCATGAGGACGCGGGAAATCTCGTACAAGCGGCTGGCGCCGATCCGATTTGTGCCCTTTTCGTATTTCTGGACCTGCTGGAAGGTGACTCCCAGTTCGGCACCAAGGCGCTCCTGGCTCATTCCGACCATGAGACGGCGGAACCTCAGCCTGCTGCCCACGTGAATATCGATGAGATTGGCTGTAGATAGCATAATGAACGCACCTTCGCTTCTGACCGCCCGGGCGCAACTCTCCGGGTCAGCAAATTTCTGATAATATGAAAAATTGGTAACAGAACCTTACTGATATATGGGGAAAAATAGACGCTCCCCTGCATTCGTCAACTTATTGTGCAAATTATTGCTCAAATTTCCGACATAAAAACACTGCCGTCAAGCCGAGAAGTGCAATCAGGCCAATCCACGGGCCGTCTCCGGATCGCGAATACAAGGTCGGCGCGAGCGCGGAAGGAAGATTGGCGTCGACATATCCTTGCTGAAGAAGCGGCTGCTGCGCAACGATTCTTCCCATCGGGTCGATCATCGCGGAAATTCCGGTGTTCGCGGCGCGCGCGAAGGGCAGGCCCTGCTCGATGGCGCGCATCCGCGCCTGGGCGAAATGCTGGTAGGGGCCGGCGCTGGAGCCGAACCAGGCGTCATTGGTGATCTGGACGATCCACTCCGGCCGGCTGCCGGCCTGCATCTCGTGCGGGAAGATCGCCTCGTAGCAGATCAGCGGCAGGAAGGCCGGCACGCCGGGCAGCGAGATCACCTCCGTCCCGGGGCCGGGCGTGAAACTGGCGCCGACGAAAGTGCCCAGGCCGAGCTGCTCGGCCAGTTCATGCAGCGGCACGTATTCGCCGAACGGCACCAGGTGATGCTTGTCGTAGCTGGCGAGCACCGAACCGTCGGCGGCGAGGGCGAAGAGCGAATTGTTCCACAGGTCGCGCCCCCGGGGGCCTTCCTCCACCTTGCGCGCCCCCACGATCACCGGCGCGCCCCGCGCGGAACTGGTGATGGCGATCCGGGCGCGGGGGTCCTGCCCGAGCAGCCAGGGCACGGCGGTTTCCGGCCAGACCACCAGGTCCGGGGTGCGCGCGCCCGGTGCGTGGCTGAGGCTGCGCAGCCGTTCGAAGAATTGCGGGATCCGGTCTCCCTGCCACTTCTCGTCCTGCGGCACGTTGGGCTGCACGAGGCGCACGGTGAAGGGCGTGGCACGCGCCGGCGCCGGGGTGTCGAGCCGGTTCACGCCCCAGGCCCAGCCGGTGGCGAAGAGCGCGGCGGCGAGGGCGGGCAGGACACTGCGCCAGGGGCCGCGGGCCTGCAGCGCGGCAAGGGGCGCCGCGCTGACCAGAAGGCCCAGAAAGCTCAGCATGTGCGGCCCGAAAAGCGCCCCGGTCTGGGCCAGCGGCGTCTCCACCCAGGCGTATCCGGGCAGCGCCCAGGGGAAGCCGGTGAGCACGTGCGAGCGGGCGTATTCGGAGAGGGTCCAGAGCGCGATCACGGCCGGAACGCGCCAGGGGCCGGCGAGCCGCAGCCGCGCGGCCAGCCAGAACGGCAGCGCCCAGAACAGCGCCAGCCCGGCGGCCAGCCCGAGGATGGCGAAGGGGGCCATCCAGGCGTAGCGCTCGGCATCGACGAGGAAGGCCTCCGCGATCCAGTAGAGCCCGGTGGCGAAGAAGCCGGTTCCCGCGGCCCAGGCCGTCCAGCCCGCCTGCACCGGGCGGTGCACCGCGCCGGTGAGCAGCAGCAGCAGCGGCACGGCGAGGAAGCAGAAGGCCCAGAGCGAAACCGGCGGCTGTGCCAGCGTGAGCAGCACGCCCGAAAGCCCCGCCAGGCCGAGCCGGGACCAGCGGCCCAGCCCGGCCGGCCAGGCGGCCAGCCGCCCGGCAGTCTCGGGAAACGCGGCCACGCCTATTCCGCGGCCCGGGGCAGTGCCGTGTCGTTGCGCAGCCGCACCCGCAGCCGCTTGATGTGGCGGGCGTCGGCGTCGATCACCTCGAACTCGTGGCCGGCGGGGTGGGTGATGACCTCCCCGCGTTCCGGCACCCGGCCGCAGAGCATGAAGACGAGGCCGCCCATCGTGTCGATGTCCTCACCCGTCTCCTCGTCCAGCAGGGGCTGGCCGATCACCGCCTCGAACTCCGACAACTCGGCGCGGCCGAGCACGATGTACACGCCGGGGCTCTCCAGCCGCCAGGGCACCGGGTCCTCCACGTCATGCTCGTCCTCGATCTCGCCGACGATCTGCTCCACCAGGTCCTCGAAGGTGATGAGCCCGTCCACGCCGCCGTACTCGTCGATCACCAGCGCCATGTGGCACCGCTCGCGCTGCATCTTCTGCAGCAGCACGAACAGCGGCATCGAGGCCGGGATGTAGAGCATCGGCCGCAGCAGCTCGCGGATGTCGAACTCCGGCTTGCCGGCGCCGAAGCCGCATTTCAGCGCCAGGTCCTTGAGGTGCAGGAAGCCCAGCGGGTCATCCAGCATCTCGTGATAGACGGGCAGGCGGGTCATCGCGGTTTCGCGGAACACCTCGATCAGCGCCTCGGGGGCGATGTCGTCGGGCACGGAGATGATGTCGGCCCGCGGGATCGCGATGTCGTGCACGCGCTTGTCGCGCATCTCCCGGAGGTTGACGATCATGTCGCGGGAGCCGGCGGCGTCAGACCTGCCGGCGGGGGTGTCCTCGTCCTCGTCCTCCATCTCCTCGCGGCGCCCGAAGATGCGCGCAAGGAGGGACGGACTGTGACCGTCTTCGGACGGGGCGTGTCCGTTCTGAGGTCTCTCGCCACCTTCTTCGGGATGCGAAGGCGTCTGCGAAGGCGCTCCGGCGTCGTTTCCGGTCATGGCTCCTGCCTGGTCAGAGACGCCTCTTCGGCGTCGGGAAGCGTATATGGGTCGGGAAGCCCCATGCTGACAAGGGTCTCGCTCTCGATCCCCTCCATCAGCGCGGCATCCGCGTCGGTCTCGTGATCATACCCCAGCAGGTGAAGCGTGGCATGCAGGATCAGGTGCAGGATATGATCTTCCGCACGCTTTTCCTGCTCCATGGCCTCGCGCAGCGCGGTCTCGTAGGAAATCGCGATGTCGCCGAGGATGTCCGGCCCCTCGCCGGCGGGTTCCGGCGGCAGCCAGGGCACCGCGCCGGGCGAATCGGGCGCCAGCTCATGCGTCGGCCAGGACAGCACGTTGGTCGGGCTCTCCTTGCCGCGGAACTCGGCATTGAGCTCGGTGATCCGCTCGTCGCCGCAGGCCAGCAGGCTGATCTCGTAGCCCTCCGGCGAGAGGCCGACAGCCTCCAGCGCGGCGCGGGCGGCGCGCTCGGCAAGTCCCGCCAGCGGCGGGGTGAAGCTCACCCAGCGATCGTCCTCGACCACCAGTTCGACAAGGTCAGGCATCCTTCGACCGTTCATGGTCGCGCTCGTAGGCGTCGATGATCCGGGCCACCAGCGGATGGCGCACCACGTCGGCGGAGCGGAACTTGGTGAAGGCCACGCCATCCACCCCGACCAGCACCCTCTCGGCCTCCACCAGCCCGGATTTCACCCCGCGCGGCAGGTCGATCTGGGTGGTGTCGCCGGTGATCGCCATGCGCGAGCCCTCGCCCAGCCGGGTGAGGAACATCTTCATCTGCATCTCGGTGGCGTTCTGCGCCTCGTCCAGCACCACGAAGGCGTTCGACAGGGTGCGGCCGCGCATGAAGGCGAGCGGCGCGATCTCGATGGTCTTTTCCTCGAGCATCTTCTGCACCTGCTTGGAGGGCAGGAAATCGTTCAGCGCGTCGTAGAGCGGCTGCATGTAGGGGTCCACCTTCTCCTTCATGTCGCCGGGCAGGAAGCCCAGGCGCTCCCCGGCCTCCACGGCCGGGCGGGAGAGGATGATCTTGTCGATGCCGCCCTCGAGATACATCGCCACGGCCGCGGCCACGGCGAGATAGGTCTTGCCCGTGCCCGCAGGCCCCAGGCCGAACACCAGCTCATGCGCGAAGAGCTGGCGCACGTAGTCCTTCTGCGCCGGGGTGCGCGGCTCCACCACCTTGCGGCGGGTGCGGATCTCGACGGCCCCGCCGGCGAACATCTCCATCTGGCCGTCCGGGCGCTGCCGGGGGGCGGCCTGAGGCATGCGCATGGCGGCGTCGATGTCACCCGGCTCCACCGGGCGGCCCTGTTCCAGTCGCGCATAGAGGCCGCGCAACAGCTGGTCGCCCCGCTTTCGATCGGCCTCCTCGCCGAGAAGCAGCAGCACGTTGCCGCGCCGCACGATCGAGATGCGCAGAAGCTGTTCGACGCGCGCAAGGTTGCGGTCGAACTCTCCGCACAGGTCGATGAGCAGCCGGTTGTCAGGGAATTCGACGAGCGTCTGGAGCTGCTCGTCCGCCGTCGGGGGGGTCAGGGCGTGTGTCGCCAAAGGGTCTCCGTCGGGATCCGTGTTTCAATATCACCGATGGTGTCAAAGCCACCGCCGGGGCGCAAGGAAAATAACGCGACCCCGCCCCCTATGGGGGCGCGGCGCCAGCGGCGGGCCGAAGCGGATATTTCTGCGCGCCGGGTGCATCCGATCGGCCCCTGCGCTGCGTATGGGAAGCACAAGACACTCAACAGGGAGTTGCCCATGACCCGCAGATTTACCGCTGTCGCACTGCTCGGAGCCCTCTCGCTCACCGCCGCGTGCTCCGACGACAGGATGATGTCCTCCTCTTCCGACATGATGTCGGAGAAGACCGTGATGGTCGGCGGCGCGCCGATGTATCCTTCGAAGACCATCGTGGAAAATGCGGTCAACTCGGCCGATCACACCACGCTCGTCGCCGCGGTGAAGGCCGCGGGGCTGGTCGACACGCTGAACGGGCCCGGGCCCTTCACCGTGTTCGCCCCCACCAACGCGGCCTTCGGGAAGCTGCCGGCCGGCACGGTCGACACGCTGCTGAAGCCCGAGAACAAGCCGATGCTGACCCATGTCCTCACCTATCACGTGGTGGCGGGCCGGATGTCGGAAGCCGAGCTGAAGGCCGCGATCGTCGCCCAGGGCGGCACCGCGACCCTCACCACCGTCGCGGGAGACCCGCTCACCGCGAAGATCGCCCCGGACAATACCGTCCACGTGTTCGACGAGCAGGGCAACATGGCCATCGTCACCACGCCGGACGTGTTCCAGTCGAACGGCGTCATCCACGTCGTCGACACCGTTCTGCTGCCGAAGTAAGTCACCCCCCCCCTCGCTTCGGTGGCAGTGGGGGTCCGCCTCGGGCAGGGCGGACCCCACCCTGGCGCAGCCGCATCCCCCGGCGGCTGCGCGAAGCGCCTTCAGCGCCGCTGCGTGTCCGGCACCGGAAACAGGGCGTCGTAGGCCCAGTTGAAGGCGAAGGCGAAGACCATGTAGAAGGCGGCGAAGGCGATATCCATCGTCAGCGCCTCCAGCAGCGAAATGCCGAGCTGCCACGCGATATAGGGCATCAGCACCGCCAGCAGCCCGATCTCGAACACCACCGCATGAACCAGCCTCAGCCACACCGGCTTGCGCAGCGCGCCGGTGAGCCGGCGCAGCGCGTGGTCGAAGCCGAGGTTGAACAGGTAGTTCCACGCCGTCGCCAGCGCGGCGCTCACCACGGCGATGAGGCCGATCTCGTGCAGCGGCCGCTCGAACGCCAGCGCCCCCAGCGGGGTGACGAGCGCAAGCCCGAGCAGTTCGAAGCTGATGGCATGGCGGAGGCGGTCGGACGTGCTGCGCATGGAAAGCCCTTCTGGTCATCGGGCCGTCCCGAACATCTGTCCCTGCAGGGGGAGGTCGTCCTCGCTTCGACGCGAAACATGGGCACCCCGGCGCGGATGTCAAGCGCGGGCGGGGGGGCGGCCCGCCGAAAAGCCCGGCACCGCGGCCGCCGGGAAGAACGTGCCCCCCGGCAACGCACGGTCTCCCGGGGAGGGCCGCCAAGGCCCGGGCCGCAAACCGTCCCGTGCCCGCCGGGCCGCTGGACAGAGGATGGCGGCCCCGGCCGGGCCCGCTCAGGCCGGAGGCCGGTTCACACCAGCCGGCCGGCCAGCGAATTCGGCGCGGCCTTCAGGATCTCGGCGGTGACGATCTCGCCGGTGAGCGCCTCCGGCGCTTCCAGGAATACCGACTGCAGGTAGGGCGAGCGCCCCACAAGCTGTCCCGGCTCGCGCCCCGGCTTCTCCAGCAGAACCGGCAGCCGCCGGCCCACCATGGAGGCCTGGAACTCCGCCTGATGCTCCGAGAGCAGCGCCTGCAGGCGGGCGAGACGGTCCGCGGCCTCCGCCTCCGGCACCAGGGTGCGGCCCGCGGCCGGCGTGCCCGGGCGCGCGGAGTAGCGGAAGGAATAGGCCTGCGCGTAGCGCACCTCGCGGCACAGCGCGAGCGTGTCCTGGAAATCCGCCTCGGTCTCGCCGGGGAAGCCGACGATGAAGTCCCCGGACATGGCGATGTCGGGGCGGGCGGCGCGGATGCGCTCGATCAGCCGCAGGTAACTTTCCGCGGTGTGCTTGCGGTTCATCGCCTTCAGCACCTTGTCCGAGCCGGCCTGCACGGGCAGGTGCAGGTAGGGCATGAGCTTCTCCACCTCGCCATGGGCGGCGATGAGGTCGTCGTCCATGTCGTTGGGGTGGGAGGTGGTGAAGCGGATGCGGTCCAGCCCGTCGATCTCCGCCAGCGCGCGGATCAGCCGGGCGAGCGTCCAGGGGCCGCCCTCCGCCGCGCCGTGATAGGCGTTCACGTTCTGGCCGAGCAGGGTGATCTCGCGCACGCCGCGCTCCACCAGATCGCGGGCCTCCGCGAGGATGCGCTCCGCCGGGCGCGAGACCTCGGCGCCGCGGGTGTAGGGCACCACGCAGAAGGCGCAGAACTTGTCGCAGCCCTCCTGCACGGTGAGGAAGGCGGCCGGCGCCCGCCGGGCCTTCGGGCCGCGCGGCAGGTGCTCGAACTTGTCTTCCTCGGGGAACTCGGTGTCGAGCGCCTTCTCCCCGGCGTCCACCCGGCGGGCCATGGCCGGCAGGCGGTGATAGGCCTGCGGGCCCACCACGAGGTCGACCAGCGGCTGGCGGCGCATGATCTCCTCGCCCTCGGCCTGGGCCACGCAGCCGGCAACGCCGATCTTCAGCCCGGGCTTCGCGGTCTTGAGGGGGCGCAGGCGACCGAGTTCCGAATAGACCTTCTCGGCAGCCTTCTCGCGGATGTGGCAGGTGTTGAGCAGGATCATGTCGGCGTCTTCCGCCCGGTCCGTGCTTTCATACCCGTCGGCACCCATGGCCGCTGCCATGCGCTCGCTGTCGTAGACATTCATCTGACAGCCGTAGGTCTTCACGAAAAGTTTCTTCGGAGCGGTCAAGCCGATCACCTCCCTGAAACGAAACCAGCGCGCATTCCCCCGGAAGGGGAAGGCACGCCGGTGTCTAACCGTTTCGGCCCGCGCCCGCAACGCCGGGCCGCGCGGTTCACTTCTTGGGCTTGCGGCCCAGGCCGATTTCGCGGGCCAGCGCCTGGCGCTTCGCGGCATAGGACGGGGCAACCATCGGGTAATCCGGCTTCAGGCCCCACTTGGCGCGGTACTCTTCCGGCGTCAGGTTGTAGGCCGTGGCGAGGTGGCGCTTGAGCATCTTCAGCTTCTTGCCGTCCTCGAGGCAGACAATGTAGTCCTCGGTGATGGACTTCTTGATCGGAACGGCAGGCACGAGCTCTTCCACCGGCGCTTCACTCACCGTGGCAAGCGCGGAGAGCTTGGTGTAGACGGTCTGAATGAGGTCCGGCAGGTCGCCCTGGGCCACGCTGTTGTTCGCGACATGCGAGGAGACGATCTCGGTCGTCAGGGCGAGAAGTTCACCCTTCTCGACTTGCTGTTCAGCGGACATGAGAGTCCTTTCTTGGTAAACGGTGAATGGCGGCATGCGCCGTTTTTACGCTAGATGGAAATTGGCCCGCCTATACAACGCGCCAATACAGATTTTATTTTCGCCCCGGGGGAATAACAAGATGTGAAGGTGAAAAATTTTCGAATTTCCACGCTGGGATCACGACTTGTCTGTTCCAATTATAATATTGGTCTGATTCGGTTATATCACAGGTTGTAAACGAACTTGTGATGTGTATTTAGGAGCGTCTCTGTAGCGAGGGGCAACGCATGACCACCGAAGATCAGGCAGTTTCTGCCTGTGCGCATCAAAGACTTCCATGGCTGAATATCCGCTCTGTTGGGAGTGTCAAGTCATGAATGCGTCAGAACACCGGATGAATCTTGGTGCCGGGGTCGCATCCGTGACTGTGGCAGGTGTTCTTGTCGTCCTCAAATTCCTTGCGCTCACAGCCACCGGCTCACTCTCGATCGCTGCGAGCCTCACCGATTCTGCGCTCGATCTCTTGGTCTCCTCCACCGGCCTGCTGGCGATCACCTATGCCGCGCGGCCGCCGGACCGCGACCATGCTTTCGGGCATTCCTCGGCGGAGGACCTCATGGCGCTGGCGCAGGCGCTGCTGGTCGGCGGGTCGGGGGTGTTCATCGGCTGGAGCGCGGTGGAGCGGCTGCGTGGCCCCGCACAGGAGCTCACCAGCGAGACGGCCGGCATCGCGGTGATGCTGGTCTCCATCGTGCTGACCGTGGCGCTGATCTGGTGGCAGCGGCGGGTGGCGCGGCGCACCGGTTCGAAAGTCGTTTCGGCCGATTCGTTACATTACGTCGGCGACCTGGTGCCCAACATCGGTGCGCTGGTTGCGCTTCTGGCCTCCCGGCACCTGGGAATGGGGCGGGTCGATTCCATCGTCGCGCTCGGCGCGGCGGCAATTCTGCTGCTCGGGGCGGTGCGGATCGGCCGGGCGGCCTGGGATGCGCTGATGGACCGGGGCGCGGATCCGCAACTGGTGCACCGGGTGCGCGGCATCGTGGAGAACTGGCCCGGCGTGCATGGCCACCACGATCTCAAGACCCGGATGGCCGGCACCAGGGTGTTCATCCAGGTGCATATCGAGCTCGACGGCCGCCAGTCTCTCGCGCAAGCGCATGACATCGGCGCGGCACTGCGCCGCTCGATCATCCGGGCGGTTCCGAACGCGGAGGTGATCATCCACAAGGATGTCGCCGGCCGCGGGCCTCACTGAGCCCGGGCCGGCGGAGCGTTCAGGCGGCGGTGTCGAGCCCACGGCCCCTGAGCAGGGCGCTCACGTCGGGCAGGCGGCCACGGAAGGCGGTGTAGAGTTCGGCCGCATCGGCCGAGCCGCCGGCCGAATAGATGTGACGCAGAAGTTTCGAAGCCGTTTCACCGTCGAAGACATCACCGGCCTCGCGGAAGGCCTCGAAGGCGTCCGCGTCCATCACCTCGGACCACATGTAGCTGTAGTATCCGGAAGAATAGCCGTCCCCGGCGAAGACATGGGTGAAGTGCGGCGTGGCGTGGCGCATGGTGATCGCCGCCGGCATGCCGAGCCGGGCCAGGGTCTCCGCCTGGGCGGCC of Paroceanicella profunda contains these proteins:
- a CDS encoding helix-turn-helix domain-containing protein — its product is MVGMSQERLGAELGVTFQQVQKYEKGTNRIGASRLYEISRVLMVNVSYFFEGLEGDENQSGEGLPATAVTDFVSTSEGMALNTAFSSIRDRATRKRIVELVKTLAVDVREDSGSLPRTANGD
- the lnt gene encoding apolipoprotein N-acyltransferase; translated protein: MAAFPETAGRLAAWPAGLGRWSRLGLAGLSGVLLTLAQPPVSLWAFCFLAVPLLLLLTGAVHRPVQAGWTAWAAGTGFFATGLYWIAEAFLVDAERYAWMAPFAILGLAAGLALFWALPFWLAARLRLAGPWRVPAVIALWTLSEYARSHVLTGFPWALPGYAWVETPLAQTGALFGPHMLSFLGLLVSAAPLAALQARGPWRSVLPALAAALFATGWAWGVNRLDTPAPARATPFTVRLVQPNVPQDEKWQGDRIPQFFERLRSLSHAPGARTPDLVVWPETAVPWLLGQDPRARIAITSSARGAPVIVGARKVEEGPRGRDLWNNSLFALAADGSVLASYDKHHLVPFGEYVPLHELAEQLGLGTFVGASFTPGPGTEVISLPGVPAFLPLICYEAIFPHEMQAGSRPEWIVQITNDAWFGSSAGPYQHFAQARMRAIEQGLPFARAANTGISAMIDPMGRIVAQQPLLQQGYVDANLPSALAPTLYSRSGDGPWIGLIALLGLTAVFLCRKFEQ
- a CDS encoding hemolysin family protein; translated protein: MEDEDEDTPAGRSDAAGSRDMIVNLREMRDKRVHDIAIPRADIISVPDDIAPEALIEVFRETAMTRLPVYHEMLDDPLGFLHLKDLALKCGFGAGKPEFDIRELLRPMLYIPASMPLFVLLQKMQRERCHMALVIDEYGGVDGLITFEDLVEQIVGEIEDEHDVEDPVPWRLESPGVYIVLGRAELSEFEAVIGQPLLDEETGEDIDTMGGLVFMLCGRVPERGEVITHPAGHEFEVIDADARHIKRLRVRLRNDTALPRAAE
- the ybeY gene encoding rRNA maturation RNase YbeY, translated to MPDLVELVVEDDRWVSFTPPLAGLAERAARAALEAVGLSPEGYEISLLACGDERITELNAEFRGKESPTNVLSWPTHELAPDSPGAVPWLPPEPAGEGPDILGDIAISYETALREAMEQEKRAEDHILHLILHATLHLLGYDHETDADAALMEGIESETLVSMGLPDPYTLPDAEEASLTRQEP
- a CDS encoding PhoH family protein — its product is MATHALTPPTADEQLQTLVEFPDNRLLIDLCGEFDRNLARVEQLLRISIVRRGNVLLLLGEEADRKRGDQLLRGLYARLEQGRPVEPGDIDAAMRMPQAAPRQRPDGQMEMFAGGAVEIRTRRKVVEPRTPAQKDYVRQLFAHELVFGLGPAGTGKTYLAVAAAVAMYLEGGIDKIILSRPAVEAGERLGFLPGDMKEKVDPYMQPLYDALNDFLPSKQVQKMLEEKTIEIAPLAFMRGRTLSNAFVVLDEAQNATEMQMKMFLTRLGEGSRMAITGDTTQIDLPRGVKSGLVEAERVLVGVDGVAFTKFRSADVVRHPLVARIIDAYERDHERSKDA
- a CDS encoding fasciclin domain-containing protein is translated as MTRRFTAVALLGALSLTAACSDDRMMSSSSDMMSEKTVMVGGAPMYPSKTIVENAVNSADHTTLVAAVKAAGLVDTLNGPGPFTVFAPTNAAFGKLPAGTVDTLLKPENKPMLTHVLTYHVVAGRMSEAELKAAIVAQGGTATLTTVAGDPLTAKIAPDNTVHVFDEQGNMAIVTTPDVFQSNGVIHVVDTVLLPK
- a CDS encoding PACE efflux transporter encodes the protein MRSTSDRLRHAISFELLGLALVTPLGALAFERPLHEIGLIAVVSAALATAWNYLFNLGFDHALRRLTGALRKPVWLRLVHAVVFEIGLLAVLMPYIAWQLGISLLEALTMDIAFAAFYMVFAFAFNWAYDALFPVPDTQRR
- the miaB gene encoding tRNA (N6-isopentenyl adenosine(37)-C2)-methylthiotransferase MiaB — encoded protein: MTAPKKLFVKTYGCQMNVYDSERMAAAMGADGYESTDRAEDADMILLNTCHIREKAAEKVYSELGRLRPLKTAKPGLKIGVAGCVAQAEGEEIMRRQPLVDLVVGPQAYHRLPAMARRVDAGEKALDTEFPEEDKFEHLPRGPKARRAPAAFLTVQEGCDKFCAFCVVPYTRGAEVSRPAERILAEARDLVERGVREITLLGQNVNAYHGAAEGGPWTLARLIRALAEIDGLDRIRFTTSHPNDMDDDLIAAHGEVEKLMPYLHLPVQAGSDKVLKAMNRKHTAESYLRLIERIRAARPDIAMSGDFIVGFPGETEADFQDTLALCREVRYAQAYSFRYSARPGTPAAGRTLVPEAEAADRLARLQALLSEHQAEFQASMVGRRLPVLLEKPGREPGQLVGRSPYLQSVFLEAPEALTGEIVTAEILKAAPNSLAGRLV
- a CDS encoding MucR family transcriptional regulator, which codes for MSAEQQVEKGELLALTTEIVSSHVANNSVAQGDLPDLIQTVYTKLSALATVSEAPVEELVPAVPIKKSITEDYIVCLEDGKKLKMLKRHLATAYNLTPEEYRAKWGLKPDYPMVAPSYAAKRQALAREIGLGRKPKK
- a CDS encoding cation diffusion facilitator family transporter, which codes for MTVAGVLVVLKFLALTATGSLSIAASLTDSALDLLVSSTGLLAITYAARPPDRDHAFGHSSAEDLMALAQALLVGGSGVFIGWSAVERLRGPAQELTSETAGIAVMLVSIVLTVALIWWQRRVARRTGSKVVSADSLHYVGDLVPNIGALVALLASRHLGMGRVDSIVALGAAAILLLGAVRIGRAAWDALMDRGADPQLVHRVRGIVENWPGVHGHHDLKTRMAGTRVFIQVHIELDGRQSLAQAHDIGAALRRSIIRAVPNAEVIIHKDVAGRGPH